In Streptomyces nojiriensis, the sequence ACTCCTCCGCGTCATCCGGCGCCGGGCGGGCTCAATCGGCCGTGGTGTCAGCCTTCACCAGACGGCGGACTTGAACCACGTAAAGGATTCCTGCCCACCAGTAGAGGGTTGTACCCCATACAGCGAACGCCCATCCGAAAACTGAGGCCAACCAGGCCAACCAGCCGCTTCCGTCACTGAGCAGCAGCAAGGGAAACGCGTACATCAGGTTGAAGGTGGCGGCCTTGCCGAGGAAGTTGACCTGCGGCGGCGGATATCCGTGACGGCGCAGGATCCACACCATGACCAGCAACATCAGCTCGCGCGCGAGCAACGCTCCGGTGAGCCACAGCGGCAGAATCTCGCGATAAGTCAGACCGAAGAGCGTCGACAGGACGTACAG encodes:
- a CDS encoding CDP-alcohol phosphatidyltransferase family protein, which encodes MEVQETRVQTDRIFTIPNILSMARLAGVPLFLWLILAEYDGWALAVLMLSGISDYLDGKLARRWNQISKLGRLLDPAADRLYVLSTLFGLTYREILPLWLTGALLARELMLLVMVWILRRHGYPPPQVNFLGKAATFNLMYAFPLLLLSDGSGWLAWLASVFGWAFAVWGTTLYWWAGILYVVQVRRLVKADTTAD